The proteins below come from a single Oncorhynchus gorbuscha isolate QuinsamMale2020 ecotype Even-year unplaced genomic scaffold, OgorEven_v1.0 Un_scaffold_3130, whole genome shotgun sequence genomic window:
- the LOC124027352 gene encoding inward rectifier potassium channel 16-like, translating into MSPGMDQQQCIIDTQHITTHTMGRGDLGRGEGEKKLRYMLKDGSCPVVFHQSPGQWSFFLADIFTTLVELRWRVMLLIFCLSYILSWLFFSVLYFLIAYVHKDLEDHDTAPCVANVRSFTSAFLYSMSTQATIGYGFRVMTENCMVAIVVVTIQALMSCFIDTVVIGITVAKMACASKRAQTVGFSNSAVVNARNGALCLVWRIADFRRNHILEGTARAQLVRTMKHPSGMISVTYQDLDIQSRHLILATPASIVHKLEPGSPLYSLGPDSLAEEDFDLVVSFTYTGDSTGILHQTRTSYSPADIRWGQRFQDMVQVGRRHYKVDYALFHQTTWVQTPMVSAQESDRGRPPTTESIVQSQRPFVRSSRKFRRSLADVSEEVVQEAWL; encoded by the coding sequence ATGAGTCCAGGCATGGACCAGCAGCAGTGTATCATTGATACCCAACACATCACGACACACACCATGGGCAGAGGAGATCTTGgccggggggagggggagaaaaagctGCGCTACATGCTGAAGGACGGTAGCTGCCCCGTGGTGTTCCACCAGTCCCCGGGCCAGTGGAGCTTCTTCCTAGCCGACATCTTCACCACACTGGTGGAGCTCCGCTGGAGGGTCATGCTCCTCATCTTCTGCCTCTCCTACATCCTCTCCTGGCTCTTCTTCAGCGTCCTCTACTTCCTGATCGCCTACGTCCACAAAGACCTGGAGGACCATGACACGGCTCCGTGTGTGGCGAACGTCCGCAGTTTCACTTCCGCCTTCCTGTACTCCATGTCGACCCAGGCAACTATCGGCTATGGCTTCCGGGTGATGACGGAGAACTGCATGGTGGCCATCGTGGTGGTGACTATCCAGGCCCTGATGAGTTGCTTCATCGACACAGTCGTCATTGGCATCACTGTGGCCAAAATGGCGTGCGCGAGCAAGAGAGCGCAGACAGTGGGCTTCAGCAACTCCGCCGTGGTCAACGCGCGCAACGGCGCCCTGTGCCTTGTGTGGCGTATCGCCGACTTCCGCAGGAACCACATCCTGGAAGGCACCGCCCGGGCGCAGCTGGTCCGCACCATGAAGCACCCCTCTGGGATGATCTCCGTGACCTACCAGGACCTAGACATCCAGAGTAGACACCTCATCCTGGCCACCCCGGCCAGCATCGTTCACAAGCTGGAGCCTGGAAGCCCCCTCTACAGCCTGGGACCGGACAGCCTGGCGGAGGAGGACTTTGACCTGGTAGTGTCCTTCACCTACACCGGTGACTCCACAGGCATCCTGCACCAGACACGCACGTCTTACAGCCCGGCAGACATCCGCTGGGGCCAGCGCTTCCAGGACATGGTGCAGGTGGGGAGGAGGCACTACAAGGTAGACTATGccctgtttcatcagaccacctGGGTGCAGACACCCATGGTCAGCGCCCAGGAGAGTGACAGGGGGAGACCGCCGACAACGGAGTCTATCGTCCAATCGCAGCGGCCGTTTGTGAGATCGAGCAGGAAATTCCGGAGGTCCTTGGCTGatgtcagtgaggaggtggttcAGGAGGCGTGGCTCTGA